In Lysinibacillus sp. FSL M8-0337, the following proteins share a genomic window:
- a CDS encoding phage tail tape measure protein — protein MANRVISAVLTLQDRDFSSNLRRAGDRADDFGRGVVRVGNQIQRFGQGATRVFKSVAMGAGALGATGIAAFGASVAKSIVDTDGAFKRLEARTGATGAELKGLENVAKDVFKAGFGENMDQVADDVSTLSAMFKNLKGDSLTEVAKGAATISQAWGSESKEVGRAVQAMTNNFNGLGENKALDLMTFAFQKTGDYSDDLLDTFSEYSMHFSKLGLSAEEFTGILIRGAENGAFNMDFVADGVKELGIRVIDESKTTAEGFKAIGFNAEEMAKKFATGGEEANTAFQATIAGLAAMKNPIERNAAGVALFGTKWEDVREDVILSMADSAAAVEGFEGATGRAADALQSSFKSKLTQSWRELQTGIADVVNGAGAQEFLQGVAQKADELVPKIQGIVEKAFEFGNTVRENWGPIKETLIGVSTAAGVLAVGMGTLKVITTVTTMVQGFKTAMGLATAGQWAMNTAMLASPLTWVVIGIAAVVAAGVLLYRNWDVVKQKASELWQRLLDNPMLALVAGPIGALIAAGITLYQNWDKVRAGWDTTWNTIKSAAGSGVNFVIDKLNGLIKVINKIPGVNIPIVPKVSWGDVKTGVDSINKASAGGKVPQYDVGSNRIEEDHLAQIHKGEMIIPARQAERVRAAGGNIDNIDKMVQPSPVAVATPTTTGSTPQPATANNSNVQVIIENLNAKGVTAMEVANELVPLLQLRLANL, from the coding sequence TTGGCGAATAGGGTTATATCGGCAGTTCTTACATTACAAGATCGTGATTTTTCCAGTAATTTAAGGCGGGCCGGTGATCGAGCAGATGATTTTGGTCGGGGTGTTGTAAGAGTAGGTAATCAGATTCAACGCTTTGGACAAGGGGCAACTAGAGTTTTTAAATCAGTAGCAATGGGCGCTGGTGCTTTGGGTGCAACTGGAATCGCTGCATTTGGCGCAAGTGTTGCAAAATCGATAGTTGATACAGATGGAGCTTTCAAACGCTTAGAAGCACGTACAGGAGCAACAGGCGCTGAATTAAAAGGCCTTGAAAATGTGGCCAAAGATGTGTTCAAAGCAGGGTTTGGTGAAAACATGGATCAAGTAGCTGATGATGTTTCTACTTTAAGTGCTATGTTTAAAAATTTAAAAGGAGATTCATTAACAGAGGTAGCCAAAGGAGCTGCAACTATTTCACAAGCTTGGGGATCTGAATCGAAAGAAGTAGGTAGAGCTGTCCAAGCAATGACCAACAATTTTAATGGGTTAGGAGAAAATAAAGCATTAGATTTAATGACTTTTGCATTCCAAAAAACTGGTGATTATTCAGACGACCTACTTGATACGTTTAGCGAATACAGTATGCATTTTAGTAAGCTAGGACTGAGCGCTGAAGAATTTACAGGAATCTTAATTCGAGGTGCTGAAAATGGTGCATTCAACATGGATTTTGTGGCAGATGGTGTTAAAGAGTTAGGTATTCGTGTTATTGATGAATCTAAGACAACAGCAGAAGGTTTCAAAGCAATAGGTTTTAATGCAGAGGAAATGGCCAAAAAATTCGCAACAGGCGGTGAAGAAGCTAATACGGCATTTCAGGCTACAATTGCAGGTTTAGCAGCAATGAAGAATCCTATTGAAAGAAATGCCGCAGGTGTAGCATTATTTGGTACTAAATGGGAAGATGTGCGCGAAGATGTTATTTTATCAATGGCTGATTCAGCAGCAGCCGTTGAAGGTTTCGAAGGAGCAACAGGACGAGCAGCCGATGCACTACAAAGTAGCTTTAAATCGAAATTAACACAGTCATGGCGAGAGTTGCAGACCGGTATAGCCGATGTTGTAAACGGTGCAGGCGCACAAGAATTTTTACAAGGAGTTGCTCAAAAAGCTGATGAATTAGTACCGAAAATTCAAGGTATTGTGGAAAAGGCTTTTGAATTTGGTAATACAGTGAGAGAGAACTGGGGACCAATTAAAGAAACGCTCATTGGAGTGAGCACAGCAGCTGGTGTACTAGCGGTTGGAATGGGCACTTTAAAAGTGATTACTACTGTTACCACGATGGTGCAAGGCTTTAAAACAGCTATGGGACTTGCAACAGCAGGACAATGGGCAATGAACACGGCAATGCTTGCTAGTCCACTTACTTGGGTAGTAATCGGAATTGCAGCAGTAGTTGCTGCAGGTGTTTTACTATATCGAAATTGGGATGTTGTAAAACAAAAAGCAAGTGAATTGTGGCAAAGATTACTCGATAATCCAATGCTAGCACTTGTAGCTGGTCCAATCGGAGCACTCATTGCTGCAGGAATCACGCTATATCAAAATTGGGACAAGGTTCGCGCTGGTTGGGATACAACGTGGAACACTATTAAAAGCGCGGCTGGAAGTGGTGTTAATTTTGTTATCGATAAGCTCAATGGGCTTATTAAGGTAATTAATAAAATCCCTGGTGTAAACATCCCCATTGTCCCTAAAGTCAGTTGGGGAGATGTAAAAACGGGTGTGGACAGTATTAATAAAGCCTCAGCGGGTGGTAAAGTACCGCAGTATGATGTTGGTTCTAACCGTATTGAGGAGGATCACCTAGCACAAATCCATAAAGGCGAAATGATTATTCCAGCTCGACAAGCTGAACGTGTACGTGCTGCAGGTGGGAATATTGATAACATAGATAAAATGGTTCAACCGTCACCTGTTGCTGTAGCGACGCCTACAACTACAGGAAGTACCCCTCAGCCCGCAACTGCAAATAACAGCAATGTACAGGTAATTATTGAAAACTTAAATGCTAAAGGTGTTACAGCAATGGAAGTGGCGAATGAACTTGTGCCATTACTACAATTAAGATTGGCCAATTTATAG
- a CDS encoding phage tail tube protein yields MGKLKSNRVINGTFGSVWVNNEKWLDVEEFEAKVTIDYEDINMAEDLATHKKMTGWTGEGNLKAKKVYSRGANLLAEAVKKGIVPEINMVGKLADPDAFGTERIAIGEVTFSEFMLMQFAQKTIGTEELPFSFADYDLIDSITA; encoded by the coding sequence ATGGGTAAATTAAAATCTAATCGCGTAATTAATGGCACATTCGGCAGCGTATGGGTTAATAACGAAAAATGGCTTGATGTTGAGGAATTTGAAGCTAAAGTAACTATTGATTATGAAGATATCAACATGGCCGAAGATTTGGCTACGCATAAGAAAATGACAGGCTGGACAGGTGAAGGGAATTTAAAAGCGAAAAAAGTATATAGTCGCGGAGCAAACTTACTAGCAGAGGCAGTTAAAAAAGGTATAGTTCCCGAGATAAATATGGTTGGTAAATTAGCAGATCCTGACGCATTCGGTACAGAGCGAATTGCTATTGGTGAAGTTACATTTAGTGAATTCATGCTTATGCAATTCGCACAAAAAACAATTGGTACAGAGGAATTACCTTTTAGTTTTGCAGATTACGATCTTATTGATTCAATTACAGCTTAA
- a CDS encoding DUF2634 domain-containing protein yields MLPKIAQLEFNTQEIETDLPPLGKSFLYDFDKGDFVFKNGKMIEIHGLETLKQWILKVLKTERFRFRIYKDIPYGVTLEDLIGSSLPRAFIEAEIKREVTASLLEHTHIQEIQEWQFSHDGKWMRIKFRVVTVEGAFEIDEPIKKVAA; encoded by the coding sequence ATGTTACCTAAGATTGCTCAACTAGAATTTAATACGCAAGAAATTGAAACGGACTTACCTCCACTTGGTAAGTCTTTTTTGTATGACTTTGATAAAGGTGATTTTGTCTTTAAAAATGGAAAAATGATTGAGATTCATGGCTTGGAAACCTTAAAGCAATGGATTTTAAAAGTGTTAAAGACTGAGCGCTTTCGCTTTAGGATTTATAAAGATATTCCTTATGGCGTGACATTAGAGGATTTAATAGGTTCTAGCCTACCACGTGCCTTTATTGAAGCAGAAATTAAACGCGAGGTTACAGCTTCATTGTTAGAACATACACACATTCAAGAGATTCAGGAATGGCAGTTTAGCCATGATGGAAAATGGATGCGGATAAAATTTAGAGTCGTCACGGTAGAAGGTGCATTCGAAATTGACGAGCCAATAAAGAAGGTGGCAGCGTAG
- a CDS encoding HK97 family phage prohead protease, which produces MAKQKEIRTLDIQGLQTRSQGDSETNVIEGYAAVFNSPTDIWGMFTEIIAPGAFADAIASNDDIRALFNHDWNNVLGRTKSGTLRLSEDARGLKFEVDLPNTTLARDLSESLKRGDISQCSFGFVPTSETWDYEPEIPVRTINSVELHEISVVSIPAYEDTEVSLRSKEANKSIEQRLKLIQQINSVLEENKHE; this is translated from the coding sequence GTGGCCAAGCAAAAGGAGATTCGGACGCTTGATATTCAAGGACTTCAAACGAGAAGCCAGGGCGATAGCGAAACGAATGTGATTGAGGGTTATGCAGCTGTATTTAATTCCCCTACAGATATATGGGGAATGTTTACAGAAATTATTGCGCCAGGTGCTTTTGCTGATGCAATTGCTTCAAATGACGACATACGCGCTTTATTTAACCACGATTGGAACAATGTTTTAGGAAGAACCAAGAGTGGAACATTGCGCTTGTCAGAGGACGCTAGGGGGCTTAAATTCGAAGTCGATTTGCCAAATACAACATTGGCTAGGGATTTATCGGAGAGCTTGAAGCGTGGAGATATTTCTCAATGCTCATTTGGTTTCGTTCCTACAAGTGAAACTTGGGATTACGAACCGGAAATACCTGTCCGAACAATTAACAGTGTTGAACTACATGAAATCAGTGTGGTAAGTATTCCAGCATATGAAGATACAGAAGTATCGTTGCGCTCGAAAGAAGCGAATAAATCGATTGAACAACGATTGAAATTAATACAACAAATAAATTCAGTTTTGGAGGAAAACAAACATGAATAA
- a CDS encoding head-tail connector protein encodes MDELLEQFKEHIREDGEGDASLSFYLRNARRYVKTATGAEQEYLVLMVAGIMYEYRVADDELQKALDAITPFIVQEAYSDAETPS; translated from the coding sequence ATGGATGAACTATTAGAACAATTTAAGGAACATATTCGAGAGGACGGTGAAGGAGATGCTTCACTGTCCTTTTATTTAAGAAATGCCAGGAGATATGTAAAAACTGCAACAGGTGCCGAACAAGAATATTTGGTACTAATGGTTGCAGGAATTATGTATGAATACCGTGTTGCAGATGATGAATTGCAAAAAGCACTTGACGCCATCACACCTTTTATTGTTCAGGAGGCTTATAGCGATGCCGAAACACCAAGCTAA
- a CDS encoding DUF6838 family protein, translating into MITFENIRTTVARNLKANFEGLKVTSESVKKGFKRPSFKVELDNVKREGYLTQVEKSCTVRIFYFPTDENDNAIELLDVQEALGNLFDLKFSVGDRHLDIVEPNFDEIDGVLQFEFDLQFFDGREYGEGSSSSNTDIEDEIKNGKEWYEKHPIELMGELDDEEGD; encoded by the coding sequence ATGATTACATTTGAAAATATTAGAACAACAGTGGCCAGGAACTTAAAAGCAAATTTTGAAGGTCTGAAAGTAACTAGTGAATCAGTAAAGAAAGGCTTCAAACGTCCATCTTTTAAAGTTGAACTTGATAATGTGAAGCGTGAGGGCTATTTAACACAAGTTGAAAAGTCTTGCACGGTTCGCATTTTTTATTTTCCTACAGATGAAAATGATAATGCAATTGAATTGCTAGATGTTCAAGAAGCACTTGGTAATTTATTTGACCTTAAATTTTCTGTAGGAGATCGCCATTTAGATATAGTCGAACCAAACTTTGATGAGATAGATGGTGTATTGCAATTTGAATTTGACCTACAATTCTTTGACGGCCGTGAATACGGTGAGGGAAGTTCAAGTTCAAATACTGATATTGAGGATGAAATTAAAAACGGGAAAGAATGGTATGAGAAACATCCAATTGAGCTTATGGGTGAGTTGGATGACGAGGAAGGGGATTAA
- a CDS encoding putative phage tail protein: MHAIPQSEWGQVSVFTWGDLTPHQWECFRLALMITETELQTQGVSIASTGATNEVITEQITQGVKVVQSPIIMQTRAEMITSIVVSTKDYLSDMMKYLPLYERKSNTFRTILTADDRELRNTEQQLEIVNRNIFIDTAIEALPIYERDLGIKPNNTLRYDQRREQISSRNRASFDQTTKETIKAVASAYSNGEVDINPTNIPGVYEIKFVGTKGIPDNLEGLIQAIEIIVPAHLEFGYAYTFNVWEFVSNRTWGSVTNMTWDEIKIYENEVS; the protein is encoded by the coding sequence ATGCATGCAATACCACAATCTGAATGGGGCCAAGTGTCAGTGTTTACCTGGGGCGATCTAACACCGCACCAATGGGAGTGCTTTAGACTTGCCTTGATGATTACTGAAACAGAGCTACAGACGCAAGGTGTTTCAATTGCTTCAACCGGTGCAACAAATGAGGTCATCACAGAGCAGATTACCCAAGGTGTTAAGGTGGTTCAATCACCTATTATCATGCAGACAAGAGCTGAAATGATTACAAGTATTGTTGTTTCCACAAAAGATTATCTATCGGACATGATGAAGTATTTACCTTTGTATGAGCGTAAATCCAATACCTTTAGAACGATACTTACAGCCGATGATCGGGAGCTTCGAAATACAGAACAACAGCTTGAAATTGTAAATAGAAACATTTTTATCGATACGGCCATTGAAGCCTTGCCTATTTATGAACGTGATCTTGGCATTAAACCAAATAACACACTACGCTATGACCAACGTAGGGAACAGATTTCTTCAAGAAATCGAGCAAGCTTTGACCAAACGACTAAAGAGACAATTAAAGCCGTAGCTTCTGCTTATAGTAATGGTGAAGTAGACATTAACCCAACAAATATACCTGGCGTATATGAAATCAAATTTGTTGGTACAAAGGGCATTCCTGATAACTTGGAAGGTCTTATACAAGCAATTGAAATCATTGTGCCAGCACATTTAGAGTTCGGTTATGCGTATACCTTCAACGTTTGGGAATTTGTCAGCAATAGAACCTGGGGAAGTGTAACAAACATGACCTGGGATGAAATTAAGATATATGAAAATGAGGTGAGCTAA
- a CDS encoding phage major capsid protein: MNKKLLKALQKRLKGRLTELRSQLEAGDIADDAIEGVTTEIQELSDELKETEQALADFEENTGNEDSENRSGGNSNEDEDKKEDDEDDEEEDTNKKDPENRSGGISQSAQAAVNAIGNALSTRNAKSTKKREAEIRSAFANFVVGNISESEARSLGIEAGNGSVTVPKVIAKEVITYAQEANLLRKYGTYVPTDADIKYPVLVKKAAANVNKKERSAEITETDIEFDSIDLDPAEFDALATITKKLLKRTGVNIEQIVIDELKKAYVRKEINYMFNGNDAGNENPGALAKKAVAYYESTAVSLETDGWSQRLYAQLVKMKGQPVTEVLKKSMWMVNRAALTVLEGMTDTTGRPLLYEAPNGAGYKLIGHPLDFTDATDGTDPTKPVFYFGDFSAFYIQEIKGGMELQKLIEKFSGTNKIGFQIYNLIDGQLIYSPFEPAVYRYEVGATKPGS, encoded by the coding sequence ATGAATAAAAAACTATTAAAAGCATTACAGAAACGTTTAAAGGGGCGCTTAACAGAATTACGCTCACAATTAGAAGCTGGCGATATTGCAGATGATGCAATCGAAGGTGTTACGACTGAAATTCAAGAACTATCTGACGAGCTTAAAGAAACGGAACAAGCGCTTGCTGATTTTGAAGAAAATACAGGGAATGAAGATTCTGAAAATCGTAGCGGTGGCAATTCTAACGAGGACGAGGACAAAAAAGAAGACGACGAAGATGATGAAGAAGAAGACACAAATAAAAAAGATCCTGAAAATCGTAGTGGAGGCATTTCACAATCAGCACAAGCTGCAGTAAACGCTATTGGAAATGCGTTATCAACACGTAACGCTAAATCTACTAAAAAACGTGAAGCTGAAATCCGTTCAGCTTTTGCTAACTTTGTTGTTGGTAACATTTCAGAGTCAGAGGCACGCTCACTTGGTATAGAAGCAGGAAATGGATCTGTAACAGTACCGAAAGTAATTGCAAAAGAAGTTATTACTTATGCTCAAGAAGCCAATTTACTAAGAAAATATGGTACTTATGTGCCTACTGACGCGGATATTAAATACCCTGTACTTGTTAAAAAGGCAGCTGCTAATGTCAATAAAAAAGAACGTTCAGCCGAAATTACAGAAACAGACATCGAGTTTGATTCAATCGATTTAGATCCAGCAGAATTTGACGCGCTTGCTACGATTACAAAAAAATTATTAAAACGTACGGGTGTAAACATTGAGCAAATTGTAATCGATGAATTGAAAAAAGCTTATGTTCGTAAAGAAATCAATTACATGTTCAATGGTAACGATGCAGGGAACGAGAATCCAGGGGCTTTAGCGAAGAAAGCTGTTGCTTATTATGAATCAACTGCAGTATCACTTGAGACAGATGGATGGTCACAACGTTTATATGCTCAATTAGTTAAAATGAAGGGCCAACCAGTTACAGAAGTGCTTAAAAAATCAATGTGGATGGTCAACCGCGCTGCATTAACAGTTTTGGAGGGTATGACAGATACAACAGGTCGCCCATTACTGTATGAAGCACCTAATGGAGCAGGCTATAAATTAATTGGTCATCCGTTAGATTTTACTGATGCTACAGATGGAACAGATCCAACTAAACCAGTGTTCTATTTTGGTGATTTTTCAGCATTCTACATTCAAGAAATTAAAGGTGGAATGGAATTACAAAAATTAATCGAAAAGTTTAGCGGTACAAATAAAATTGGTTTCCAAATTTACAATCTTATTGACGGCCAATTAATTTATTCACCATTCGAGCCAGCTGTTTACCGTTATGAAGTAGGAGCCACTAAACCAGGGAGCTGA
- a CDS encoding DUF2577 domain-containing protein: protein MDPITTLARMLKENENPKQVSMSTGIVISPPPSAQIRLNETVILSNSQLVFAAHVLEDYEREIELEGDIRFTDNQLQSFEAKEVKSKTKDTLKEGDEVILLPTADEQLYFVVGRAVRFE, encoded by the coding sequence ATGGATCCTATTACAACTTTAGCAAGGATGTTAAAAGAAAATGAAAATCCTAAGCAAGTGTCAATGTCTACAGGCATTGTTATTTCGCCACCTCCTAGTGCTCAAATACGGTTAAATGAAACCGTCATTCTTAGTAATAGTCAATTAGTTTTTGCTGCTCATGTCCTTGAAGATTATGAACGTGAAATTGAGCTAGAGGGTGATATTCGATTTACAGATAATCAACTTCAATCATTTGAAGCGAAAGAAGTGAAATCTAAAACAAAAGACACGCTAAAAGAAGGTGACGAGGTAATATTGTTACCAACTGCAGATGAACAGCTTTATTTTGTTGTAGGTAGGGCGGTGAGGTTCGAATAA
- a CDS encoding baseplate J/gp47 family protein: protein MEDEKIIHDRMMTNISNDYDKSKGNFVYDVTKPVAVEFAGQQKKIAAVQEKLDVEKLTGDELTRFVYQRTGISRKPATQATTTVIVSGTAGTLVKVGELVGTDTILYTVLEEAVLNESGFAHVRVQCNEFGQIGNVPANTIINFPASINGLVNVYNPDAVVDGYDEETDYDLRQRYYDKLQRPGKAGNKYQYREWALEVTGVGDAKVFPRYNGPLTMKVVVIDANKLPATSELIEDVKMHIEIEMPFGVEDLLVKSAEALLINLSVALSLMPGYTEEVVKTNIKKNITTHLKEIAFKTSFVSYAKVGALIIDSDGVLDYQNLLINGSTANVVIPDDGVPVMGGINE from the coding sequence ATGGAAGATGAAAAAATCATTCATGATCGAATGATGACCAATATTAGCAATGATTACGATAAGTCTAAAGGTAACTTTGTTTATGATGTGACAAAGCCGGTGGCCGTAGAATTTGCTGGACAACAAAAGAAAATTGCTGCAGTACAAGAAAAACTGGATGTTGAAAAATTAACCGGTGACGAGCTTACTCGATTTGTTTATCAACGCACAGGAATTAGCCGTAAACCTGCTACACAAGCAACAACAACCGTCATTGTTTCGGGTACAGCTGGCACACTTGTAAAAGTTGGCGAGTTAGTTGGTACAGACACAATTTTATACACAGTCCTTGAAGAAGCTGTTCTAAATGAAAGTGGTTTTGCTCATGTTCGAGTGCAATGTAATGAGTTTGGCCAAATAGGAAACGTGCCAGCGAACACCATTATAAATTTCCCTGCATCTATCAATGGTTTGGTGAATGTGTACAATCCTGATGCTGTTGTTGATGGTTACGATGAGGAAACAGATTATGATTTACGCCAACGCTATTACGATAAGTTACAGCGTCCAGGTAAAGCCGGAAACAAATATCAATATCGTGAATGGGCATTAGAAGTAACAGGTGTTGGTGATGCGAAAGTATTTCCGCGCTATAATGGTCCACTGACAATGAAAGTGGTCGTGATCGATGCGAACAAATTACCCGCAACGAGCGAATTAATTGAAGATGTAAAAATGCATATTGAAATAGAAATGCCGTTTGGCGTTGAGGATTTGCTTGTTAAATCTGCAGAAGCGTTATTAATTAATCTGTCAGTAGCCTTATCATTAATGCCTGGTTACACAGAGGAAGTAGTCAAAACAAATATTAAAAAGAACATTACAACGCATTTGAAAGAGATAGCTTTTAAAACATCATTTGTAAGCTATGCAAAGGTTGGGGCGCTCATTATTGATAGTGATGGTGTTTTAGATTATCAGAATCTATTAATCAATGGATCAACTGCTAATGTGGTTATTCCTGATGATGGGGTGCCAGTAATGGGAGGTATTAATGAATGA
- a CDS encoding phage head closure protein — translation MPKHQANKLTKRISIWGNVEVENRLEETTYKFEEIKKIWSEIIPQTGSLQKQVADTILTNVTHKIKVRYTAGHDITKEMKIKFKNHTFEIKYIIDPYFENKWLEIFVQEVLQ, via the coding sequence ATGCCGAAACACCAAGCTAATAAACTGACAAAGAGAATTAGTATTTGGGGTAATGTGGAGGTCGAAAATCGGCTAGAAGAAACGACTTATAAATTTGAAGAAATCAAAAAGATTTGGTCCGAAATTATTCCACAGACAGGATCGCTTCAAAAACAAGTAGCTGATACCATTCTCACAAATGTTACGCATAAAATTAAGGTGCGATATACAGCTGGGCATGACATCACAAAAGAAATGAAAATTAAATTTAAAAATCATACTTTCGAAATCAAATATATTATTGATCCTTATTTTGAAAACAAATGGCTAGAAATCTTTGTCCAGGAGGTGTTGCAATGA
- a CDS encoding phage tail sheath C-terminal domain-containing protein gives MGLPQIIIEFNGKAVTAIKRSQLGIVALILKDDVQTADTVTYKSIEEVKTDAWSAENLDYIQKTFMGTPSKVIIERLATTAVDYNAALTRLNNKRFNYLAIPGIEDKDTTIIATWIKTKRDNNKKTFKAVLPNCDADHEGIINFTTTGIKVGEKDYTTAEYTARIAGILAGLPFTRSSTYYELNEIDVITDIEDPDTAVDNGELILINDGENIKIGRGVNSLTTTTGKKTEDFKSIRVMEVQDLIKDDIRTTFDKNYIGKHNNTYDNQVLFIRSINAYYDGLEGEEILDPNYDNKAEINVQKQRSAWESTGVDTTDWDDQKVKEMSFKKNVFLGSNIKIVDAIEDLDMDIAI, from the coding sequence ATGGGCCTACCACAAATTATTATTGAGTTTAATGGGAAAGCCGTTACAGCTATTAAGCGTAGCCAGCTTGGAATTGTTGCATTGATACTAAAAGACGACGTGCAAACGGCTGATACAGTAACGTATAAAAGCATAGAGGAAGTAAAAACCGATGCATGGTCAGCAGAAAACTTAGATTACATTCAAAAAACTTTCATGGGTACACCAAGTAAAGTCATTATTGAACGCTTGGCAACAACTGCAGTTGATTATAATGCCGCATTAACACGCTTAAACAATAAGCGATTTAACTACTTGGCCATTCCAGGTATCGAAGACAAAGACACAACAATTATTGCAACTTGGATTAAGACTAAACGTGACAATAATAAGAAAACATTTAAGGCAGTTTTACCAAACTGTGATGCAGATCATGAAGGAATCATTAATTTCACAACAACAGGAATTAAAGTTGGCGAGAAGGATTATACAACTGCAGAATACACAGCGCGGATTGCTGGCATCCTGGCAGGGTTGCCATTTACACGTTCATCTACTTATTACGAGTTGAATGAAATAGATGTTATTACAGATATCGAAGATCCTGACACAGCTGTCGATAATGGTGAGCTAATACTTATTAACGATGGTGAAAACATTAAAATCGGACGAGGTGTTAACAGTCTGACAACAACAACGGGCAAAAAAACAGAAGACTTTAAATCAATCCGTGTTATGGAAGTACAGGACTTAATAAAAGACGATATTCGCACCACATTTGATAAAAATTACATCGGTAAACACAACAACACCTACGATAATCAAGTGTTGTTTATCCGTTCAATTAATGCTTACTATGATGGCTTAGAAGGAGAGGAAATTCTTGATCCGAACTATGACAACAAAGCTGAAATAAATGTACAAAAACAACGCTCTGCGTGGGAGTCAACTGGTGTAGATACTACGGATTGGGATGACCAAAAAGTAAAAGAAATGTCCTTTAAAAAGAATGTATTCTTAGGCAGCAACATTAAGATTGTAGACGCTATCGAGGACTTAGATATGGATATTGCAATTTAA
- a CDS encoding HK97 gp10 family phage protein — protein sequence MSIQMDGLTQFQKDLFDVATKELPKEAPKLMRKIGNKAKSKVAKKARSLVKKKNNIYHKKWKRGKVFIGYRGELVVRVINSAPHAHLVEDGHWMVDHEGNKTGDFVHGKKPLDKGMREFETSGDVEKETVKWLDDLLRKKKL from the coding sequence ATGAGTATTCAAATGGATGGACTCACTCAATTTCAGAAAGATTTATTTGATGTTGCAACCAAGGAACTGCCAAAAGAAGCTCCAAAGTTAATGCGTAAAATTGGCAACAAAGCTAAATCAAAAGTGGCAAAAAAAGCGCGTAGCCTAGTGAAGAAAAAGAACAACATCTACCATAAAAAATGGAAACGAGGAAAAGTCTTTATAGGCTATCGTGGCGAGTTGGTTGTCCGTGTAATTAACTCAGCACCACATGCACATTTGGTTGAGGATGGTCACTGGATGGTAGACCATGAAGGTAATAAAACAGGCGATTTTGTTCATGGGAAAAAACCACTTGATAAGGGTATGCGAGAATTTGAAACGTCAGGTGATGTTGAAAAGGAAACAGTGAAATGGCTAGATGATTTGTTGAGGAAAAAGAAACTATGA